The following coding sequences are from one Diadema setosum chromosome 9, eeDiaSeto1, whole genome shotgun sequence window:
- the LOC140233155 gene encoding uncharacterized protein, which translates to MAAAYRVAPVELECSICLELLKEPTKLTCTHSFCKECLRGLYQNQSKGDIVDCPLCRRITILENGDFSDLKPNMVLKTAVDEFREKLRSLEDRAESRVMGLIEDVTLVNKVEDTVHRCHQERIGDIEKTLEEKLLELTKRMHDLMELCKQEESAQMATLNEMRESKMYVICGISGACDVVRNGSNALMEGAALTEHENACRHLEEILERSGDGDELVKAIERRAEDLKFVPKKGSKDLDLGELDCVQRRNIGDATESVTLEDYSLPSEKVMGVAITLEGAVAIGYRIGGIETGMTRGPANRILQNVNVWGLAITSKGNFVIRDMDNNVSIYSRDSEKLDVTFNTLDWIEGGLGDMTVSDDDTLFISYWNPEIIQAFTLEGGNPIAEIRCDGYVPYHICTLRGSRQLVVADGCTVLATDEDGEVTHVVTEPGLVACPAVIDGGIVFIAWVDDQEGLVSIGMYSSDLTHMREVVRDVGIEKGRPCRCFLRTLANGNLAFTKGSRLYIFSVPISSICSFL; encoded by the coding sequence ATGGCTGCTGCTTACAGAGTCGCACCAGTGGAATTGGAATGCTCTATTTGCCTTGAGCTTCTTAAGGAGCCAACAAAACTAACCTGCACCCATTCCTTCTGCAAGGAGTGCCTGCGTGGCCTCTACCAGAACCAATCCAAAGGTGACATCGTCGACTGCCCACTCTGCCGTCGAATCACTATACTGGAGAATGGCGACTTCTCCGACCTCAAGCCAAACATGGTGCTCAAAACAGCCGTCGACGAATTCCGAGAGAAGCTTCGTTCGCTCGAAGATAGGGCTGAATCGAGAGTGATGGGGCTGATCGAAGATGTTACTCTGGTCAACAAAGTGGAGGACACCGTACACCGCTGCCATCAGGAGAGGATTGGAGACATCGAAAAAACCTTGGAAGAAAAGCTCTTGGAGTTGACGAAGAGGATGCACGACTTGATGGAACTGTGTAAGCAGGAGGAGAGCGCGCAGATGGCCACCCTAAATGAAATGAGGGAAAGTAAGATGTACGTTATCTGTGGTATCAGTGGGGCGTGTGATGTGGTGCGGAATGGATCAAACGCGCTGATGGAGGGCGCTGCATTAACCGAACATGAGAATGCTTGCAGGCATCTGGAAGAGATTCTTGAGAGGAGCGGTGATGGAGATGAACTTGTGAAAGCCATAGAGAGGAGAGCCGAAGACCtgaaattcgtaccaaagaaaGGGAGCAAAGACCTCGATCTGGGAGAACTCGACTGTGTTCAAAGACGGAACATTGGCGATGCCACTGAAAGCGTTACCCTAGAAGACTATTCGCTTCCCAGTGAGAAAGTGATGGGTGTAGCCATCACACTTGAAGGTGCAGTGGCTATTGGGTACAGAATTGGAGGGATTGAGACCGGTATGACAAGGGGTCCTGCAAACAGAATCCTGCAGAATGTCAACGTGTGGGGCCTGGCCATCACAAGTAAAGGGAATTTCGTCATCCGCGATATGGACAACAACGTCTCTATCTACTCACGAGACTCAGAGAAACTTGACGTCACGTTTAACACGCTGGATTGGATCGAAGGGGGCCTAGGGGACATGACCGTTTCTGATGATGATACACTCTTCATCAGTTACTGGAATCCCGAGATCATTCAGGCTTTCACACTCGAAGGTGGAAATCCCATCGCTGAAATCCGCTGCGACGGCTACGTGCCTTATCACATCTGTACCTTGCGGGGGAGTAGACAACTTGTTGTTGCAGACGGGTGCACCGTGCTCGCCACAGACGAAGACGGAGAAGTGACGCATGTAGTCACCGAGCCCGGATTGGTCGCCTGTCCCGCAGTCATCGATGGTGGTATCGTCTTCATTGCGTGGGTGGACGACCAGGAGGGCCTGGTGAGCATCGGGATGTATTCCTCCGACTTGACGCACATGCGGGAAGTTGTCCGAGACGTCGGCATAGAGAAAGGCCGACCGTGCAGATGCTTTCTGAGGACTTTAGCCAACGGAAACTTGGCCTTCACTAAGGGTTCAAGGCTTTACATTTTCAGTGTACCTATCTCATCCATTTGCTCTTTTCTGTAA